From a region of the Tamandua tetradactyla isolate mTamTet1 chromosome 10, mTamTet1.pri, whole genome shotgun sequence genome:
- the ROPN1 gene encoding ropporin-1A codes for MPQTDKQICIPPDLPELLKQFTKAAIRTQPQDLIQWAADYFGAMSRGEIPPVRERAERVALSNWAELTPELLKILHSRVGGRLIIHADELAQMWKVLSLPTDLFNSVMNVGRFTEEIEWLKFLALACSSLGVTIAKTLKIVCEVLSSDHDGGPPRIPFSTFQFLYTYIAEVDGEISASHVSRMLKYIEQEVIGPDGLIKVNDFTQNPRVRLE; via the exons ATGCCTCAGACCGATAAGCAAATATGCATTCCGCCGGACCTGCCGGAATTGCTGAAGCAGTTTACCAAAGCCGCGATCCGGACCCAGCCGCAGGATCTCATCCAATGGGCTGCCGA TTATTTTGGGGCCATGTCCCGTGGAGAGATTCCTCCAGTGAGAGAGCGGGCTGAACGAGTTGCCCTATCTAACTGGGCAGAACTCACACCTGAGCTGTTAAAGATCCTGCATTCTCGG GTCGGTGGCAGGCTGATCATCCATGCAGATGAGCTAGCCCAGATGTGGAAGGTGCTGAGTCTCCCAACAGATCTGTTTAACAGTGTGATGAATGTGGGTCGCTTCACGGAGGAGATTGAGTGGCTGAAGTTTTTAGCCCTGGCTTGCAGTTCTCTTGGAGTT ACCATTGCCAAAACCCTCAAGATAGTATGTGAAGTTTTATCATCTGACCATGATGGTGGACCTCCCCGAATCCCTTTCAGCACCTTCCAGTTTCTCTACACATATATCGCCGAAGTGGATGGAGAGATCTCTGCATCGCACGTTAGCCGAATGCTGAAGTACATCGAACAGGAAGT AATTGGTCCTGATGGTTTAATCAAAGTGAATGACTTTACCCAAAACCCCAGGGTTCGGCTGGAGTAA